A part of Corynebacterium lactis RW2-5 genomic DNA contains:
- a CDS encoding ABC transporter ATP-binding protein encodes MTAGVDITVENLHIAALTRSDRPQRPILSGINFHVASGESLAIMGPSGAGKTTLVKAMLGDLGHELEVTRGRVAIDGHLPLSMRGGALRAFRRQCAYVDQDPGATLPPRWSVRRILRQRAGLTDDEALVLLSDFGIADIGGILDRTPTQLSGGQRRRLGIAAGIAGQPKLLLIDEPTAGVDATAAKVVLDSLKVAQRRSGATCVVITHDRKVAEELANRAIFIGDDATGQDVGEPRPFTAQAEDRAGADTLLSIENLTLSHGAQEILTDFNLSIRRGEVVGISGPSGRGKTTLLRAILGLHPISQGTISGVDPHSVGWIPQESELSINPAVPVATILRRAAKRAAEHTAARTTKGSVDLSEISSVLHALDLPDFLDLSPRLQVQHLRRCKADQLSGGQRQRINVARALLRNPRLLVADEPTSALDRANALRVVSLLKSSSPQRATIIASHDPDVLAACDRVIGL; translated from the coding sequence ATGACAGCAGGCGTAGACATCACTGTTGAGAACCTCCACATCGCCGCCCTTACTCGCAGCGACAGACCCCAGCGGCCCATCCTTTCCGGTATCAACTTCCACGTGGCAAGCGGCGAATCCCTAGCCATCATGGGACCTTCCGGCGCGGGCAAAACAACGCTGGTCAAAGCGATGTTGGGAGACCTCGGACACGAACTTGAGGTAACGCGCGGCAGAGTCGCTATCGATGGCCACCTGCCACTGTCGATGCGTGGAGGTGCCCTTCGGGCCTTCCGACGCCAATGCGCCTATGTTGACCAGGATCCGGGTGCTACTCTTCCTCCGCGCTGGAGCGTTCGCCGAATCCTGCGCCAGCGCGCCGGGCTCACGGACGACGAGGCCCTTGTCCTTCTCAGCGATTTCGGGATTGCTGACATCGGTGGCATTCTCGATCGAACGCCCACCCAGCTCTCCGGCGGGCAAAGGCGTCGCCTGGGCATCGCCGCAGGGATCGCTGGCCAGCCAAAACTTTTGCTTATCGACGAACCCACTGCCGGCGTGGATGCAACCGCGGCGAAAGTGGTGCTGGACAGTCTCAAGGTGGCACAAAGACGATCAGGCGCGACATGTGTGGTAATCACCCACGATAGGAAGGTTGCCGAGGAATTGGCTAACCGCGCCATTTTCATCGGCGATGATGCCACGGGCCAAGATGTGGGTGAGCCCCGACCCTTCACCGCCCAGGCCGAAGACCGGGCCGGCGCCGACACACTTCTGAGTATTGAAAACCTCACCCTCTCCCACGGTGCCCAGGAGATTCTCACCGATTTCAACCTGAGCATCCGCCGCGGTGAGGTCGTTGGGATATCGGGGCCATCGGGACGAGGTAAAACAACGCTGCTTAGGGCGATCCTGGGATTGCATCCCATTTCCCAGGGGACGATTAGCGGAGTCGATCCGCACAGCGTGGGCTGGATCCCCCAGGAGTCCGAGCTGTCAATCAACCCGGCAGTGCCGGTTGCAACCATCTTGCGTCGGGCAGCCAAGCGTGCTGCGGAACATACTGCAGCGCGCACTACGAAGGGTTCTGTGGATCTTTCAGAGATTTCTTCGGTCTTGCACGCATTAGATTTGCCGGACTTCCTCGACTTGTCACCGCGACTCCAGGTACAGCATCTTCGTCGCTGTAAGGCCGACCAGCTCTCCGGTGGGCAACGCCAGCGGATAAACGTCGCACGGGCCTTGCTGAGAAATCCACGGCTACTTGTCGCCGACGAGCCAACTTCCGCGCTCGACAGGGCAAACGCCCTCCGCGTAGTCTCGCTGTTGAAGTCCAGCTCACCGCAGCGTGCAACGATTATTGCCAGCCACGATCCGGACGTTCTGGCAGCCTGCGACCGGGTGATAGGGCTTTAA
- a CDS encoding MFS transporter, protein MSENQLYAGSRHRRGLGFFASNIPDDAPLVKPNWNWRLSVTLANLGVYTAWFGPIQVLLGLQAAAVAPSHKEYVLSLVTGVGAAVSAIGSPIFGALSDRTTSRYGRRLPWVWWGTILGAAALILLAFATTVWGMVVAWALVQAALNAMYAAITATVNDHVAVEYRGQMGGWLGIGQTVGIVAGAAVAASIHGIAAGYFVCAALLVAFVVPYLFANKDRFLRQQPEPFHWGRFARRFWVSPRQYPDFAWAWVNRFLINLSNALGTLYLLYYLTDAVHYRNPEFGVFVLSGLYALVTIATTLVAGVASDRLGRRKPFVVLSGIIMAVSAGVLAITQTWVGAIAGSILLGIGYGIYVSVDFALTTQVLPPTGDAARDLGVINIAAAAPQAFAPLLAAPLVKAFDNYAAGYATLYIFAAVIACAGAVLVTHIKTVR, encoded by the coding sequence GTGAGCGAGAACCAGCTCTACGCAGGCTCGCGGCACAGGCGAGGGCTAGGGTTTTTCGCGTCGAATATCCCCGACGACGCGCCGCTGGTCAAACCCAATTGGAACTGGCGTCTTTCTGTGACGCTGGCAAACCTTGGCGTCTACACGGCATGGTTCGGCCCGATTCAGGTGCTTCTCGGGCTCCAAGCCGCCGCGGTGGCGCCGAGCCACAAGGAATACGTGCTCTCCCTCGTCACCGGAGTAGGCGCTGCAGTCAGCGCAATCGGCAGCCCCATTTTCGGAGCTTTGTCGGACCGCACCACCTCCCGCTATGGCAGGCGGCTGCCCTGGGTCTGGTGGGGCACCATCCTCGGTGCAGCAGCCCTTATACTCCTGGCCTTCGCGACCACGGTATGGGGCATGGTTGTGGCATGGGCCCTGGTTCAGGCAGCGCTCAACGCCATGTACGCGGCAATTACTGCCACGGTAAATGACCACGTCGCTGTGGAATACCGCGGTCAAATGGGAGGGTGGCTCGGCATCGGCCAGACCGTCGGAATTGTCGCAGGTGCAGCCGTTGCCGCATCCATTCACGGGATTGCCGCAGGGTATTTCGTGTGCGCCGCACTTTTGGTCGCATTCGTCGTGCCGTACTTGTTCGCCAACAAGGACCGGTTTCTGCGGCAGCAACCGGAGCCATTCCATTGGGGCAGGTTCGCGCGCCGCTTTTGGGTCTCGCCACGCCAATACCCGGACTTCGCCTGGGCATGGGTCAACCGGTTCCTCATTAACTTGTCTAATGCTCTGGGTACCTTGTACCTGCTGTACTACCTCACCGATGCGGTGCACTATCGCAATCCCGAGTTTGGAGTATTTGTTCTCTCCGGGCTCTATGCGCTGGTCACTATCGCAACGACGCTGGTGGCCGGCGTGGCCTCTGACCGCTTAGGCAGGCGAAAGCCCTTCGTAGTGCTGTCGGGCATCATCATGGCTGTCTCCGCAGGCGTGCTGGCCATAACGCAAACCTGGGTAGGCGCGATTGCCGGATCAATCCTGCTGGGCATCGGCTATGGCATCTACGTATCAGTGGATTTCGCTTTGACCACCCAGGTCCTGCCGCCCACCGGTGACGCGGCTCGAGACCTTGGAGTCATCAATATCGCGGCGGCGGCACCGCAAGCGTTCGCACCGCTTCTTGCGGCACCTCTGGTGAAGGCCTTCGACAACTACGCGGCTGGATATGCCACGTTGTATATCTTCGCAGCCGTGATTGCGTGCGCTGGAGCGGTTTTGGTTACCCACATCAAAACGGTGCGCTAG
- a CDS encoding glycoside hydrolase family 1 protein: MTHFDSLNNHSSQPSETGATNTNTNINANTNTAANSLIIPPSAGAEVRALAAQLNLPRDFAFGTSTASYQIEGGAQNGGRGPSIWDTFAHTSGKIIDSTTGDTTSDHFHHWREDIALMGKAGLKNYRLSLSWSRLFPDGTVGAGPNRQGVDFYKNLLEGLRTAGINPMVTLYHWDLPQPLQDIGGWQNPEVIKRFAEYASATCELYDDLVTHWIPINEPNVHTLLGHAIGIHAPGLALGYQALGVGHALNLAHGAAVRALRDQGATSIGCATNHCPVLPADPNNPLDVQMAGLYHEVYNLFYSDAMLRGTYPEQLLSVIASEVGAEVAESMAAEVTSACEPLDFYGVNYYEPAVVRARDEDAENETASLATEASASEKEEPTSVDGAEQFNLPEGIPFEIESLPTQERTGFDWAIYPQGLTMTLVDLQQRYGQELPPLVITESGMSSPDEVEETAEGQEEGQTVARVRDTARIDYLEGHIRAVAEARAQGVDVRGYYVWSLMDNWEWADGLRQRFGLIHIDYSDPERRRAPKDSFHWYAALANAVGHGPEADE; encoded by the coding sequence ATGACGCATTTCGACAGTCTGAACAACCACAGCTCACAGCCGTCTGAAACGGGCGCTACAAACACCAACACAAACATCAACGCGAATACCAACACAGCCGCCAACTCGCTGATCATTCCTCCCAGCGCTGGCGCAGAGGTACGCGCTCTTGCCGCGCAGTTGAACCTCCCTCGTGATTTCGCTTTCGGCACCTCCACGGCCTCCTACCAGATTGAAGGCGGCGCACAGAACGGCGGTCGGGGCCCGAGCATTTGGGATACTTTCGCCCACACGTCGGGAAAGATTATTGATTCGACCACCGGCGACACCACCTCCGACCACTTCCACCACTGGCGCGAGGACATCGCGCTTATGGGCAAGGCCGGCCTCAAAAACTACCGCCTGTCGCTGTCCTGGTCTCGGCTTTTCCCCGACGGAACGGTTGGGGCAGGACCTAACCGTCAAGGCGTCGACTTCTACAAAAATCTTCTCGAGGGCCTCCGTACCGCCGGAATCAACCCGATGGTCACTCTCTATCACTGGGATTTGCCCCAGCCCCTGCAGGACATCGGAGGATGGCAAAACCCGGAGGTCATCAAGCGCTTCGCCGAGTACGCCTCCGCCACCTGCGAGCTTTACGACGACCTGGTCACGCACTGGATCCCCATCAACGAGCCAAATGTGCACACACTGCTAGGACACGCTATCGGGATACACGCGCCGGGCCTAGCCCTCGGCTACCAGGCGCTCGGGGTCGGTCATGCCCTCAACCTGGCCCACGGTGCCGCCGTCCGAGCCCTTCGTGACCAAGGTGCGACCTCTATCGGTTGCGCCACCAATCATTGCCCGGTCCTACCGGCGGACCCGAACAACCCCCTCGACGTGCAGATGGCGGGCCTCTACCACGAGGTCTATAACCTCTTTTACTCCGATGCCATGCTCCGTGGCACATACCCCGAGCAACTTCTGTCCGTAATTGCTAGCGAGGTTGGCGCCGAGGTCGCCGAATCCATGGCAGCAGAGGTGACGTCGGCCTGCGAGCCGCTGGACTTCTACGGAGTCAACTACTACGAACCTGCCGTAGTGCGTGCTCGAGATGAAGACGCCGAAAATGAAACGGCATCGTTGGCGACGGAGGCGTCGGCAAGCGAAAAGGAAGAGCCGACAAGCGTCGATGGGGCAGAGCAGTTCAACCTTCCGGAAGGCATCCCCTTTGAGATCGAATCCCTCCCCACACAGGAGCGCACCGGTTTCGATTGGGCAATCTACCCGCAGGGCCTGACGATGACCCTCGTCGACCTGCAGCAGCGATACGGCCAGGAGCTGCCGCCGTTGGTCATCACCGAAAGTGGCATGTCATCGCCGGACGAGGTGGAGGAGACCGCCGAAGGCCAGGAGGAAGGACAGACAGTCGCGCGAGTCCGCGACACTGCGCGCATTGATTACCTGGAGGGCCACATTCGGGCCGTCGCTGAAGCCAGGGCACAAGGCGTCGATGTTCGTGGCTACTACGTGTGGTCCCTAATGGATAACTGGGAATGGGCAGACGGCCTGCGCCAACGCTTCGGGCTGATCCATATCGATTACTCCGACCCCGAACGACGGCGCGCGCCAAAGGATTCCTTCCACTGGTACGCGGCGCTGGCTAACGCGGTCGGCCATGGGCCGGAGGCCGACGAGTGA
- a CDS encoding LURP-one-related family protein, translated as MKTPKVRFIGLLLWSFHSPHCFAPDTVSAMESYWDNHKSFWDEHEDNQSEQPLREEDRLQPRLQQGLLTHDRLHIQKIRSVASDGFDIFDSQGTTVAKVSTTSSLTDRIFTDNCPLIVEDPVGRPVLRIDNSKEFYRDHYHVLYFDKSVSDVECSPEWMVDITSKPAIMRKNPTITLLGELEDADVQIKGDFWSYNARLLINDVTMARISRIKSTLKDILAGNQQYVLRLKEDLSPKQRAAFIGIALTMDVISKKARSS; from the coding sequence GTGAAGACACCGAAGGTGCGATTCATTGGGCTTTTGCTATGGAGCTTCCACTCGCCACATTGTTTTGCTCCCGATACAGTGAGCGCCATGGAGTCTTACTGGGATAACCACAAGTCCTTCTGGGATGAACACGAGGACAATCAATCCGAGCAGCCTTTGCGCGAGGAAGACCGGCTACAGCCACGGCTTCAACAAGGACTATTAACCCACGACAGGCTTCACATTCAAAAGATTCGTAGTGTCGCCTCAGACGGGTTCGACATTTTCGATAGTCAGGGAACTACTGTCGCAAAAGTCTCCACGACCAGCAGCCTCACGGACCGAATCTTCACCGACAATTGTCCACTCATAGTTGAAGATCCTGTCGGAAGGCCTGTGCTGCGTATTGATAATTCGAAGGAGTTCTACCGCGACCACTACCACGTGCTCTACTTCGACAAATCTGTAAGCGACGTCGAATGCAGCCCGGAGTGGATGGTGGATATTACGAGCAAACCCGCAATCATGCGGAAAAACCCAACCATTACACTCCTCGGGGAACTTGAAGACGCAGATGTGCAGATCAAAGGAGACTTCTGGTCTTATAACGCAAGGCTCCTCATCAATGACGTCACAATGGCGCGTATCTCGCGGATCAAATCGACGCTCAAGGATATTCTCGCAGGAAATCAACAGTACGTACTGCGACTCAAGGAAGACCTATCGCCAAAACAGCGCGCAGCTTTCATCGGAATCGCGCTCACAATGGATGTGATTTCGAAAAAGGCGCGGAGCTCGTAA
- a CDS encoding restriction endonuclease, which translates to MRYAPRELHRAIYATRTPTRSASPKFKKFIGSLDSRGANQGVFITTSSFQPAAEKTIPDTATAKSCLLTASS; encoded by the coding sequence ATGAGGTACGCGCCGAGAGAATTGCATCGGGCGATTTACGCTACGCGAACACCAACAAGGTCGGCGAGCCCGAAGTTCAAAAAATTCATTGGCTCGCTCGATTCCCGCGGCGCCAACCAAGGCGTGTTCATCACGACCTCCAGCTTTCAACCCGCCGCTGAGAAGACTATCCCCGATACCGCCACGGCAAAATCGTGCTTATTGACGGCATCAAGCTGA
- a CDS encoding DUF262 domain-containing protein codes for MRDENQEPKFMQGEVKPILTVYDSISRKLIIPVYQRNYDWKIEQCERLYDDLVALNREDRESHFFGALVADSRDAFRWVIIDGQQRITTTSLLLLALKHSLDCGVIQSNDSELSSNIQTLLLESEDKNSRAKFKLKPVKNDAAAYQKLFNDQAPIEDSNITRNYRYFCDRIAQGELSGDELWRAVNGLHAMILTLGKDDDPQRIFESLNSTGLALSEADKIRNLVLMGAAPERQEMLYENYWNEIEESVDYLTDWFIRHYLTTRTRKTPRQDAVYEAFRTYQKGKDVEQVLSDMHSLANHAHDLTHSTTGVPAADRRLRKFNILRRDVTLPFLISVLGEYRNGSITDAELTKIIKIVDSYVFRRFICGIQTNSMNKTFSTLFAEASRLRGDASLVDAVTYLLTRRSEGSTRFPTDAEFKHEFGTRNLYKITPQNRNYLYECLENLDSNDTRDIAGALEDKTISVEHIMPQTLTADWIAELGDGAEQIHDTWLNRIGNLTITGYNSLYSNRPYKEKRETENGFIDSPYSLNKVMKNSPAWGLQQLENRTQQLTDAALSYWPRPVTSFKPKVDPLPTEPLGEDTSFNGRSVVSFEYRGTRKTVDSWITATLEIVQMIYLEHKDAVRKYAAEARFWSIADSSPRYHAEIAPNLHVLVSGETDPRISMLRGLFDALGLDKNELVFTLRRAPSKKGSSTEISPFATFTMFEPQVEELTSEGTTEEDAAQVLADLSAAAVDLRQGESNPLNNLSVSQISDSDFIATASVNDLLWTLDKFQELDRLVPGMGMLAHLKDGTLLKILQTVRQMEEPQ; via the coding sequence GTGCGTGACGAAAACCAGGAGCCGAAGTTTATGCAGGGCGAAGTTAAACCAATCCTGACGGTGTACGACAGCATCAGCCGAAAGCTCATCATCCCGGTTTACCAGCGAAACTACGACTGGAAAATCGAGCAATGTGAGCGGCTTTACGACGACTTAGTAGCCCTGAACCGCGAAGATCGGGAAAGCCACTTCTTTGGTGCTCTCGTTGCGGATAGTCGAGATGCCTTCCGCTGGGTGATCATCGATGGGCAGCAGCGCATTACGACCACAAGTCTCCTACTTTTAGCCCTGAAGCATTCTTTAGATTGTGGAGTTATCCAGTCCAACGACTCTGAGCTATCTAGCAATATTCAGACTCTATTGTTGGAATCCGAAGATAAAAACAGCCGGGCTAAGTTCAAGCTCAAGCCAGTCAAAAACGACGCCGCAGCCTACCAAAAGCTTTTTAATGATCAGGCTCCTATCGAGGATTCCAACATTACGCGCAACTACCGCTACTTCTGTGACCGCATTGCACAGGGAGAACTATCCGGGGACGAGCTCTGGAGGGCAGTTAATGGTCTGCATGCGATGATTCTCACATTGGGCAAAGACGACGATCCTCAACGAATTTTTGAAAGCCTAAATTCGACAGGACTGGCTCTGTCCGAGGCCGACAAGATTCGAAACCTTGTTTTGATGGGTGCTGCCCCTGAGCGCCAAGAAATGCTCTACGAAAACTACTGGAATGAAATCGAGGAATCTGTCGACTATCTAACTGACTGGTTCATCCGTCATTACCTAACCACTCGCACGCGTAAGACTCCTCGCCAGGACGCCGTCTACGAAGCATTTCGCACATATCAGAAAGGCAAAGATGTCGAGCAGGTTTTGTCGGATATGCATAGTTTAGCGAATCATGCTCATGACCTAACGCACTCAACCACAGGTGTTCCAGCAGCAGACCGAAGACTGAGAAAATTCAATATTCTTCGCCGCGATGTAACTCTACCTTTTCTAATTTCGGTTCTTGGGGAGTATCGAAACGGAAGTATCACTGATGCTGAGCTCACTAAAATTATCAAAATCGTAGATAGTTACGTTTTCCGTCGGTTCATTTGTGGCATACAGACCAATTCAATGAATAAGACCTTTTCCACGCTTTTTGCAGAAGCATCACGCCTCCGCGGTGACGCTTCATTGGTCGATGCCGTGACCTACTTACTAACTCGACGCTCCGAAGGGTCAACCAGATTTCCAACAGATGCGGAATTCAAACACGAATTCGGTACCCGCAACTTGTACAAAATCACTCCACAAAACCGAAACTACCTGTACGAATGCCTTGAAAACCTCGACTCCAACGACACTCGAGATATTGCCGGCGCCTTGGAAGACAAAACCATCAGCGTGGAACACATCATGCCCCAGACTCTCACTGCCGATTGGATAGCAGAGCTTGGCGACGGAGCCGAGCAGATTCATGACACGTGGCTAAACCGCATCGGCAACTTGACAATTACCGGTTACAACTCGCTGTACTCGAATCGTCCATACAAGGAGAAGCGCGAAACGGAGAATGGCTTCATCGACTCGCCTTATTCACTAAACAAAGTGATGAAAAATAGCCCTGCGTGGGGTTTGCAGCAGCTCGAGAACCGCACGCAGCAGCTCACCGACGCAGCACTCTCCTACTGGCCAAGGCCAGTTACGTCCTTCAAACCGAAGGTCGATCCTCTCCCCACCGAACCTTTAGGCGAAGATACCTCGTTTAATGGACGGAGCGTCGTATCTTTCGAGTACCGGGGAACTCGGAAAACTGTCGATTCGTGGATTACTGCAACACTGGAAATTGTGCAGATGATTTACCTTGAGCATAAAGATGCGGTTCGTAAGTATGCTGCCGAGGCTCGCTTCTGGTCAATTGCGGATTCGTCTCCTCGATACCACGCAGAAATTGCTCCAAACCTGCATGTCCTTGTCTCTGGTGAAACGGACCCCCGTATCAGCATGCTTCGAGGTCTCTTCGATGCCCTTGGCCTTGATAAAAATGAGCTCGTCTTCACCCTACGTAGGGCGCCAAGCAAGAAAGGATCCTCGACGGAGATTTCACCGTTCGCAACGTTCACCATGTTCGAACCTCAGGTCGAGGAACTAACCAGCGAAGGCACAACAGAAGAGGATGCTGCCCAGGTCCTAGCCGATCTTTCCGCTGCAGCAGTTGATTTACGGCAAGGGGAGTCTAACCCACTTAACAATCTGAGCGTTAGTCAGATCTCGGACTCTGATTTCATTGCAACAGCATCAGTTAACGACTTGCTGTGGACCTTGGACAAATTCCAGGAACTCGACAGGCTAGTTCCGGGAATGGGAATGCTGGCACATCTCAAGGACGGGACTCTTCTAAAGATTCTCCAAACAGTAAGACAGATGGAGGAACCGCAGTAG
- a CDS encoding ParA family protein encodes MRTLSFFNNKGGVGKTTLSTNVAHYFARQGKRVLYVDCDPQCNATQLMLTEEQHEKIYLNSSNDEQAERESLANTVYAMFIPLREGETLIETDIRPVRSTRFGVDVLPGHPALSNIEDVMSDAWQSSLAKKTGDFRRIHWAGQLAVAMEDEDRYDYIFFDVGPSLGPFNRTVLLGCDAFVTPTSTDLFSFHAFGNLAKWFSDWVTEYSEISEGNLAQWRSYSSDISAKTRKLRLHGYDGRGLQYLGYTTLEYVKKRANGQEQLVGAFECFRGKFEHEARRIDDSLGRRSERYLLGHVPHMHSMPATAQDVHAPIADLQSKDGVRGSQLNQRSGYAAKIDEVAALVLEKMER; translated from the coding sequence ATGCGCACACTGAGTTTCTTCAACAACAAGGGCGGAGTGGGGAAGACGACCCTCTCTACCAACGTTGCCCACTATTTCGCTCGCCAAGGCAAGCGAGTCCTCTATGTCGACTGCGACCCGCAGTGCAACGCCACACAGCTCATGCTGACTGAAGAACAGCATGAGAAAATCTATCTGAACAGCAGCAACGATGAGCAGGCTGAGCGCGAATCTTTGGCGAATACCGTGTACGCGATGTTTATCCCGCTTCGCGAAGGCGAAACGCTGATTGAGACGGATATCCGCCCGGTGCGCTCGACGCGCTTCGGGGTCGACGTGTTGCCCGGACACCCGGCCTTGTCGAATATCGAGGATGTCATGAGTGACGCGTGGCAATCGTCGTTAGCTAAGAAGACGGGAGACTTCCGCAGGATCCACTGGGCAGGGCAGCTGGCAGTGGCGATGGAGGATGAGGACCGGTACGACTACATCTTTTTCGATGTCGGACCGTCGCTCGGACCGTTCAACCGTACGGTGCTTCTTGGTTGTGACGCCTTTGTCACTCCGACCTCGACGGATCTGTTTAGCTTCCATGCCTTCGGCAACCTGGCCAAGTGGTTCAGCGACTGGGTCACCGAATACAGCGAGATTTCCGAGGGCAACCTCGCACAATGGCGCAGCTACTCGTCGGATATATCGGCGAAGACTCGGAAGCTAAGGCTCCACGGGTACGACGGGCGCGGCCTGCAGTATCTGGGCTACACGACACTTGAGTACGTGAAGAAACGTGCCAACGGGCAAGAACAGCTGGTCGGCGCTTTCGAGTGCTTTCGCGGGAAGTTCGAGCATGAGGCTCGCCGCATCGATGACAGTCTCGGGCGGCGCAGCGAGCGGTACCTGCTGGGGCACGTACCGCACATGCACTCTATGCCTGCCACCGCGCAGGACGTGCACGCGCCGATTGCTGATTTGCAGTCGAAGGATGGCGTGCGCGGCAGCCAGCTGAATCAGCGCAGCGGATACGCGGCGAAAATCGACGAGGTTGCGGCGCTGGTGCTGGAGAAGATGGAGAGGTAG
- a CDS encoding ATP-binding protein: MAIHYEATDARYLPRYIDIELDELSSAGAIAIDGPKAVGKSETATRRANRTFYLDRDNERELLQANMDALLVDEDTLCIDEWQHLPSVWDAVRRNVDKHVNTRYLLTGSATPLEGVDPHSGAGRVISLRMRPLALSEREGTTPSVRIADLFSGAAEVFGTTIFSLNDYATAVCETGLPGIYRQSPRLRRQLIDAYIQRVIDRDVPDQGLMVRKPESLRAWWAAYAAASSTTTSYTKILNAASPGESSKISKDAALGYRDILAKLWLLDPVPAWFPNRSPFKKLTATPKHQIFDPGIAAALLGLTPEMLVSQEPGSWELFGQLFESLVTLTVRAAGQVAEAKVSHLRTQGGAQEVDLILERYDGKVVAFEVKLKPTPTDRDLRHLHWLGQQIGPRLVDKVVVTTGTDAYRRPDGVAVVPLALLG; the protein is encoded by the coding sequence ATGGCGATACACTACGAGGCTACCGACGCCCGCTACCTACCTCGTTACATCGACATCGAATTGGACGAATTATCATCTGCCGGTGCAATCGCAATCGATGGCCCTAAAGCCGTGGGAAAGTCCGAAACTGCGACGAGACGAGCCAATCGCACTTTTTACCTCGACCGCGATAATGAGCGAGAATTGCTCCAAGCGAATATGGATGCGCTCCTAGTAGACGAAGACACCCTTTGTATCGACGAATGGCAGCATCTCCCTTCAGTATGGGATGCGGTTAGGAGAAATGTCGATAAGCACGTCAATACCCGCTATCTGCTCACCGGTAGCGCTACCCCACTGGAAGGTGTCGATCCCCACTCGGGTGCCGGGCGCGTCATCAGTCTAAGAATGCGTCCCCTTGCGCTCTCCGAACGGGAAGGCACAACCCCCTCAGTGCGGATCGCCGATCTATTCAGCGGCGCGGCTGAAGTTTTCGGCACCACTATCTTTTCGTTGAACGACTACGCTACTGCTGTCTGCGAAACCGGATTACCCGGTATCTACAGGCAATCCCCTAGGCTGAGGCGTCAACTCATCGATGCCTATATTCAGAGAGTCATCGACCGCGATGTCCCGGACCAAGGCCTTATGGTTCGCAAACCGGAATCACTTAGGGCGTGGTGGGCAGCTTATGCAGCAGCATCCTCCACGACGACGTCGTACACGAAGATTCTGAACGCAGCTTCCCCCGGAGAGTCATCGAAAATTTCCAAAGACGCTGCCCTAGGCTACCGCGATATCCTCGCTAAACTTTGGCTTCTAGATCCGGTCCCTGCGTGGTTTCCAAACCGTTCTCCGTTCAAGAAGCTTACGGCAACGCCTAAGCACCAGATTTTCGATCCCGGTATCGCCGCAGCACTCCTCGGCCTGACACCCGAAATGTTGGTGTCCCAGGAGCCTGGATCGTGGGAACTGTTTGGGCAGCTTTTTGAATCGCTTGTCACCTTGACGGTGCGCGCAGCAGGCCAGGTCGCCGAGGCTAAGGTTTCTCACCTTCGCACTCAGGGTGGTGCGCAGGAAGTCGATTTGATCCTGGAGCGATACGACGGCAAGGTTGTCGCCTTCGAGGTCAAGCTGAAACCGACACCGACCGACAGGGACCTTCGTCACCTCCATTGGCTCGGCCAGCAAATTGGCCCACGCCTCGTGGATAAGGTCGTAGTTACGACTGGAACAGATGCTTATCGACGCCCCGACGGCGTCGCCGTGGTACCACTAGCACTACTGGGGTAA